Within Bacillus sp. FJAT-45350, the genomic segment GTTGTGTAAGTTGACCCACAGTACGGACAGTCAACCTCCCACGGATCTCCTTCTTTGTGGTTAGCTGGAGGAGGAGCAACACCGTATTCTTTCAACTTCTCTCTACCTTCTTCTGAGATTCGGTCTGTTGACCAACTGTCATCAAAAACATACGTAACCTCTAAAGTTCCGGTAACATCAATTTGATTGTTTACAGCATTTTTTACATCACGAGAAATGATATCTAACGCAGGACAGCCAACAAATGTAGGTATTAGCTTAATATGAATATTATTATCTCCATCTAAGATAATGTCATATATCATCCCTAACTCTCCAATACTCACTGAAGGAATCTCTGGGTCCTTTACGTCATGTAGTGCTTTCTCTATTGCTTCTACTGATACTTTCATTTTCTCAGTCATGTTGTTCCCCCCACTTCTAAAATCCCACTAAAGAAGTTGCTTTTTCTTTACTGGCTTACCATGCAGCTGCACGGTCAATATTGTAAACTTCAGATAATGTGTCAATTGCAGTTTTTAACGCTTCTGTGTGTTCCCCTGCTCTTCCATCACCTTGTACTAGCTTAGGCTTTTCAGATGGCTTCTTCAAGTTAAGCTCATTGAAAACTTGCTCCATCTTGTCTAACCAACGTTGAGTTAGTAGCTCTTCGCCTTCGATTAATCCAAATTCAGCCATTGGAATTCCTTTAGAACCTAGAGTTAATACTCCACCAAAATCATTCCAAACTCTCTCAACTTGTTCTACCATTCTATCACGTGCAGAACTATCAACTAATTGTTTGAACCATACATCCCAGTGCATAACATGGTAGTATTGTTCTCCACTAATTGATCTAGCAGCTTGTGCTAATGGCTCATATGAAGAGTTTTTAAGAGAATCTAAACGGATTTTCTTAGCTACATCATAGAAGTAGTTTCTTACTACGGTGAAAGCCCAATCATATTCTGGCTCAACTAGGTAAGTCCCTGGTCCATTAACTTCTTCTAGTAAAATAGCATTCTTTCTTTCTTCAGGAGTACGTGCGTGTGCAAGAGCATTTGCATCTCCTTCACCCATTTGCTCAAGAAGCTCATAATATAGTGTAGCATGACCCATTGTATTTTGGTTAACAGATGAGTAGGCAACATCTTCCTCGATATGAGGGCAAAGACCTAACCATTCCGTTCCTCTAAAAGAAGTAAGGAAGTCATCATCAGCTAATTGGAATAATAGTTCTTTTAATGCTTCTTTATATTCTGGTTGTTGGTTTAACTCTTCAACTGTAGTTATTTTCATTTTTTATGACCTCCAGCCCATGAAAGGATTTCTTCCTCATCTAACATTCCTTGTTCTTTTTCACGCCATTTTTTTCTTAAATAACCATAACCTTTAGTCTCACGGAAATCTTTGTTATCAAGACGAGTAACGCTATTTCTTTCGTCCGAGCTTAATGTACGGATATCTGAACATTTCACTACCCATACATCATATACAGGTTCACGTCTCATGAAGTTCTCCTGCGCCATAACTAGTGCTACTTCTTGGTTTGGTGCTAACAGAGTGAATTGCTCTTGCATTGGTGCTGTTGCTGTTCTACGACTAAACACTTGATACTCATCATAAAATTTATCGATATTTTCTCTTGTCATTCCGATATACCCCCTGACTATTTTCTTTAAATTATACTGCTGAACCTTCAGTTGCTTTTTGTCCTAATGCTTCACGAACCCATGCGTTCTTATCATAAGAAATTTTTCTTAGTCGAATACGCTCTTGTGACATTGGTCCATTATTAGAAATGATTTTCTTGAACTCATTCCAATCTGGTTGTTGATAAGTCCAATCTTTTGTTTCTTCATCGAATTTAAGTGTTTCATCAGGAATTGTGATTCCTAGTGATAAGATTCTTGGAATATATTTAGTAAAGAAATACTGACGTAATTCTTCGTTTGTATTTTTACGGATAACATACTTAATCATTGTATCCTGCTTTGATGCACCAGTTGTAGCCGGGCTTGGTGGTCCAAAGAACATTAATAATGATGGCCACCAGCGATCGAACGCATCCTGTACCATTGCTTTTTGCTCTTCAGTTCCTTCAGCTAATTGCATGATAATAGCTTCACCATGTTGTGCATGGAATACTTCTTCAGCTGCGATACGCTTTAATGCACGTGCATATGGTGCGTATGAAGCATCTAACATGTTTGTTTGTGTAATAATAGCTGCTCCATCAACTAACCAACCAATTAGACCAGCATCTCCCCAAGTTTCCGTTTTCATGTGGAATACATTGTGGAATTTTAAATCTCCAGTAAATAAATCTTGCATTAAGTCTTCACGGTTTCTTCCAAGAGGTTTGATTAAGTCTTCAGCAACACGTAATAAAAGTTGTCCGTGACCCATCTCATCTTGTACTTTCGCCATAATCCCTAACTTACGACGTAATGTTGGTGCTTTAGGAGTCCACTCTTTCTCTGGAAGCGCTCCCATAATTTCACTCATGCCGTGCATTGAGATTAGTTTAATTAGTGCCATACGGTAATCTTCTGGCATCCAATCATCAGCCTCAACTTTTCCACCTGCTTGTATATGTGCCATAAAATCTTCGTATCTTTTTTGTTCAGTAGGATCATTATATTTAACTTCTACACTCATTATTTAAACTCTCCCTTCGTCTTTTGTATGACGTTGTTATAACGTAACTATAAATTATTGTCATACTAATGTCAACTTATTTCTAAAAATAAAAGTAATTTTCTAAAAATTTCTTTTTATAGCAGCTACCTTCTATTATATGAAAGAAATAGTCTCTATGGTGATTATTCTTGTATAAACGAATAAATCGATTATTAAACGGAACAGCTATTTTTCGTAATGAAAGCAGCAAATAAAATAATTCTTTTCCTATTATACATACACCTATAATTCTTAT encodes:
- the paaB gene encoding 1,2-phenylacetyl-CoA epoxidase subunit PaaB — protein: MTRENIDKFYDEYQVFSRRTATAPMQEQFTLLAPNQEVALVMAQENFMRREPVYDVWVVKCSDIRTLSSDERNSVTRLDNKDFRETKGYGYLRKKWREKEQGMLDEEEILSWAGGHKK
- the paaC gene encoding 1,2-phenylacetyl-CoA epoxidase subunit PaaC, which encodes MKITTVEELNQQPEYKEALKELLFQLADDDFLTSFRGTEWLGLCPHIEEDVAYSSVNQNTMGHATLYYELLEQMGEGDANALAHARTPEERKNAILLEEVNGPGTYLVEPEYDWAFTVVRNYFYDVAKKIRLDSLKNSSYEPLAQAARSISGEQYYHVMHWDVWFKQLVDSSARDRMVEQVERVWNDFGGVLTLGSKGIPMAEFGLIEGEELLTQRWLDKMEQVFNELNLKKPSEKPKLVQGDGRAGEHTEALKTAIDTLSEVYNIDRAAAW
- the paaD gene encoding 1,2-phenylacetyl-CoA epoxidase subunit PaaD, translated to MTEKMKVSVEAIEKALHDVKDPEIPSVSIGELGMIYDIILDGDNNIHIKLIPTFVGCPALDIISRDVKNAVNNQIDVTGTLEVTYVFDDSWSTDRISEEGREKLKEYGVAPPPANHKEGDPWEVDCPYCGSTYTTLENIFGPAACRSILYCKSCKNPFEAMKPVASHQ
- the paaA gene encoding 1,2-phenylacetyl-CoA epoxidase subunit PaaA encodes the protein MSVEVKYNDPTEQKRYEDFMAHIQAGGKVEADDWMPEDYRMALIKLISMHGMSEIMGALPEKEWTPKAPTLRRKLGIMAKVQDEMGHGQLLLRVAEDLIKPLGRNREDLMQDLFTGDLKFHNVFHMKTETWGDAGLIGWLVDGAAIITQTNMLDASYAPYARALKRIAAEEVFHAQHGEAIIMQLAEGTEEQKAMVQDAFDRWWPSLLMFFGPPSPATTGASKQDTMIKYVIRKNTNEELRQYFFTKYIPRILSLGITIPDETLKFDEETKDWTYQQPDWNEFKKIISNNGPMSQERIRLRKISYDKNAWVREALGQKATEGSAV